A single genomic interval of Cucumis sativus cultivar 9930 chromosome 5, Cucumber_9930_V3, whole genome shotgun sequence harbors:
- the LOC101219413 gene encoding xanthoxin dehydrogenase isoform X1, with amino-acid sequence MATPPISSLISQRLLGKVALVTGGASGIGEGIVRLFHRHGAKVFFVDVQDELGYRLQESLGGDKDSNIFYSHCDVTVEDDVRRAVDLTVTKFGTLDIMVNNAGISGTPSSDIRNVDVSEFEKVFDINVKGVFMGMKYAASVMIPRKQGSIISLGSVGSVIGGIGPHHYISSKHAVVGLTRSIAAELGQHGIRVNCVSPYAVPTNLAVAHLPEDERTEDMFTGFREFAKKNANLQGVELTVEDVANAVLFLASEDARYISGDNLLVDGGFTRVNHSFRVFR; translated from the exons ATGGCTACTCCTCCAATTTCTTCTCTCATTTCTCAAAG GTTATTAGGGAAAGTGGCATTGGTCACTGGTGGAGCCTCTGGCATTGGAGAGGGCATTGTGCGCCTCTTCCACAGACATGGTGCAAAGGTTTTTTTTGTCGATGTGCAGGACGAGCTCGGTTATCGTCTCCAAGAAAGCCTCGGCGGTGACAAAGactcaaacattttttattctcactGTGATGTCACTGTGGAAGACGACGTTCGTCGTGCAGTTGACTTGACAGTGACTAAATTTGGTACACTTGACATAATGGTGAACAATGCTGGGATCTCAGGCACGCCCTCATCTGATATTCGCAACGTCGATGTATCGGAGTTCGAGAAGGTGTTTGATATAAATGTGAAGGGTGTTTTCATGGGAATGAAGTATGCTGCCAGTGTAATGATTCCGCGCAAGCAAGGATCGATCATATCACTCGGCAGTGTTGGTAGCGTCATAGGAGGAATAGGGCCACATCATTACATAAGCTCGAAGCACGCCGTAGTGGGGCTTACAAGAAGCATTGCAGCGGAGCTTGGGCAACATGGAATTCGTGTAAACTGTGTCTCTCCTTACGCGGTTCCAACGAACTTGGCTGTAGCTCACTTGCCTGAAGATGAGAGAACTGAGGATATGTTTACAGGTTTTCGTGAGTTTGCCAAAAAGAATGCAAATTTGCAGGGAGTGGAACTTACAGTTGAAGATGTTGCAAATGCTGTCTTGTTCTTGGCTAGCGAGGATGCTCGATACATCAGTGGAGACAATCTCCTCGTCGATGGTGGCTTCACTCGTGTAAATCACTCGTTTCGCGTTTTCAGATGA
- the LOC101219413 gene encoding xanthoxin dehydrogenase isoform X2 — protein sequence MEMRLLGKVALVTGGASGIGEGIVRLFHRHGAKVFFVDVQDELGYRLQESLGGDKDSNIFYSHCDVTVEDDVRRAVDLTVTKFGTLDIMVNNAGISGTPSSDIRNVDVSEFEKVFDINVKGVFMGMKYAASVMIPRKQGSIISLGSVGSVIGGIGPHHYISSKHAVVGLTRSIAAELGQHGIRVNCVSPYAVPTNLAVAHLPEDERTEDMFTGFREFAKKNANLQGVELTVEDVANAVLFLASEDARYISGDNLLVDGGFTRVNHSFRVFR from the exons ATGGAAATGAG GTTATTAGGGAAAGTGGCATTGGTCACTGGTGGAGCCTCTGGCATTGGAGAGGGCATTGTGCGCCTCTTCCACAGACATGGTGCAAAGGTTTTTTTTGTCGATGTGCAGGACGAGCTCGGTTATCGTCTCCAAGAAAGCCTCGGCGGTGACAAAGactcaaacattttttattctcactGTGATGTCACTGTGGAAGACGACGTTCGTCGTGCAGTTGACTTGACAGTGACTAAATTTGGTACACTTGACATAATGGTGAACAATGCTGGGATCTCAGGCACGCCCTCATCTGATATTCGCAACGTCGATGTATCGGAGTTCGAGAAGGTGTTTGATATAAATGTGAAGGGTGTTTTCATGGGAATGAAGTATGCTGCCAGTGTAATGATTCCGCGCAAGCAAGGATCGATCATATCACTCGGCAGTGTTGGTAGCGTCATAGGAGGAATAGGGCCACATCATTACATAAGCTCGAAGCACGCCGTAGTGGGGCTTACAAGAAGCATTGCAGCGGAGCTTGGGCAACATGGAATTCGTGTAAACTGTGTCTCTCCTTACGCGGTTCCAACGAACTTGGCTGTAGCTCACTTGCCTGAAGATGAGAGAACTGAGGATATGTTTACAGGTTTTCGTGAGTTTGCCAAAAAGAATGCAAATTTGCAGGGAGTGGAACTTACAGTTGAAGATGTTGCAAATGCTGTCTTGTTCTTGGCTAGCGAGGATGCTCGATACATCAGTGGAGACAATCTCCTCGTCGATGGTGGCTTCACTCGTGTAAATCACTCGTTTCGCGTTTTCAGATGA
- the LOC101219175 gene encoding U3 small nucleolar ribonucleoprotein protein IMP4, which yields MLRRNIRLRREYLYRKSLEGKERLLYEKKRKIREALEEGKPFPTELRNEEAALRKEIELEDELTAVPRTHIDDEYANASEVDPKILITTSRDPSAPLTQFAKELKIVFPNAQRMNRGGQVISEIIETCRAHEFTDVILVHEHRGVPDGLIISHLPFGPTAYFGLLNVVTRHEIRDKKTMGTMPEAYPHIILNNFTTKLGERTANILKHLFPVPKPDTKRVVTFANQSDYISFRHHIYEKHGGAKSIELKEIGPRFELRLYQIKLGTVDQTEAQNEWVIRPYMKTTKKRDFLGV from the exons ATGTTGCGAAGAAACATTCGGCTGAGGAGGGAGTATTTGTACAGAAAGAGTTTAGAAGGCAAGGAGCGTTTGCTATATGAGAAAAAGCGGAAGATTAGAGAAGCCTTGGAAG AGGGAAAACCCTTTCCTACTGAACTTCGAAATGAGGAGGCAGCACTTCGTAAAGAAATTGAACTTGAGGATGAACTCACAGCAG TTCCAAGGACACACATTGATGATGAGTATGCAAATGCTTCAGAAGTTGatcctaaaattttgataactACATCTCGGGATCCAAGTGCACCTTTGACACAGTTTGCAAAG GaactaaaaattgtttttcccAATGCACAACGAATGAATCGTGGTGGTCAG GTGATCTCAGAGATTATAGAGACCTGCCGTGCTCATGAATTTACAGATGTTATTTTAGTTCATGAACATCGTGGTGTGCCAGATGGTTTAATTATCAGCCATCTTCCATTTGGTCCAACTGCCTATTTTGGATTGTTGAATGTG GTTACAAGACATGAAATCAGGGACAAAAAGACTATGGGAACAATGCCTGAGGCCTATCCGCacataattttgaacaattttacCACGAAG TTGGGTGAAAGGACGGCCAATATCTTAAAGCATCTATTTCCTGTGCCGAAGCCAGATACCAAACGTGTGGTTACTTTTGCTAATCAGTCTGACTATATTTCATTCAG gcATCATATTTATGAGAAGCATGGAGGTGCCAAATCAATTGAGCTGAAGGAGATTGGTCCACGGTTTGAATTGCGACTGTACCAG ATAAAGTTAGGAACTGTGGACCAAACGGAAGCTCAGAATGAATGGGTGATTCGACCATATATGAAAACAACCAAGAAACGTGACTTCCTTGGTGTTTAA
- the LOC101219649 gene encoding partner of Y14 and mago has product MGSCDGGGGGGGGDLRKQMTELSKTLKEGERILAPTRRPDGTLRKPIRIRAGYVPQEEVAIYQSKGALWKKEMASHDEPPGYDPPTTDVKTKTKSAKRNERKKEKRLQAAHEKDKVLEQVVVEEITEPKEAYVANRLEPIQSLSSQMNELAVSTNLKVESPSSEPIDDPQLPSSDLDKRIRATKKKIRMAEAQLQKTPLQDMKPEQANKLSKLETWRSELMLLEEQRVNLNSSS; this is encoded by the exons ATGGGGAGTTGTgatggaggaggaggaggaggaggaggagatcTGCGGAAGCAAATGACAGAGCTGAGCAAAACCcttaaagaaggagaaaggaTTCTAGCACCAACTAGGCGACCCGATGGTACTCTTCGAAAACCCATTCGGATTAGGGCTGGCTATGTTCCACAAGAAGAAGTCGCCATTTACCAGTCCAAAGGGGCTCTG TGGAAAAAGGAGATGGCATCCCACGACGAACCTCCTGGCTATGATCCTCCGACAACAGATGTAAAAACCAAGACCAAGTCAGCTAAGCGaaatgagagaaagaaagagaagcgACTGCAG GCAGCTCATGAAAAGGACAAAGTCTTGGAACAAGTGGTTGTTGAAGAGATCACTGAACCAAAGGAAGCATACGTAGCTAATAGGTTGGAACCCATTCAGTCATTAAGTTCCCAGATGAATGAACTTGCTGTTTCTACCAATCTGAAAGTTGAAAGCCCTTCTTCTGAGCCAATTGATGATCCACAGTTGCCTTCCAGTGACCTTGACAAGAGAATTAGAGCAACTAAAAAGAAG ATTCGAATGGCAGAAGCTCAGTTGCAAAAAACACCACTTCAAGATATGAAGCCAGAGCAGGCGAACAAGTTATCGAAACTAGAAACTTGGCGCTCCGAACTAATGCTTCTAGAAGAACAAAGGGTAAACCTAAATTCTTCATCATGA